A genomic stretch from Bacteroidales bacterium includes:
- a CDS encoding ComF family protein, with protein sequence MKRIHVFNTFTESLLHLFYPNICAGCGMILLRNENTICINCYTKLEFRNDVNEEENPVAQLFYGKIIFHHAMALLHYHKQSLIQKLLFDLKYHQKPNIGWWLGRMMAIHIQNSPFLKDVEILIPVPLHPKKLRARGYNQSQVICEGILDVLPHLSLETDAIIRSIFTETQTRKNTWQRFQNVKEVFLLKKPDRLKNKHILIVDDVITTGSTMEACAKKILQVEGTKVSFAAVASPV encoded by the coding sequence ATGAAACGAATCCATGTTTTCAATACTTTCACAGAAAGCCTATTACATTTGTTTTATCCCAACATTTGTGCCGGCTGTGGGATGATATTGTTAAGAAATGAAAATACCATTTGCATCAATTGTTATACAAAACTCGAATTCAGAAATGATGTCAATGAAGAAGAAAATCCTGTCGCCCAACTATTTTATGGAAAAATTATTTTCCATCATGCCATGGCACTATTGCATTATCATAAACAATCCCTAATACAAAAGCTTCTATTTGATTTAAAATATCATCAAAAACCCAACATTGGATGGTGGCTTGGAAGAATGATGGCAATTCATATCCAAAACTCACCATTTCTAAAAGATGTTGAGATTTTAATTCCTGTTCCTTTGCACCCTAAAAAATTAAGGGCAAGAGGATACAATCAATCACAAGTTATTTGTGAAGGAATACTTGACGTACTACCACATCTGAGTCTTGAAACTGATGCAATCATTCGTTCCATTTTTACAGAAACTCAAACACGAAAAAATACGTGGCAAAGATTTCAGAATGTAAAAGAAGTTTTTCTACTTAAGAAACCAGATCGCTTGAAAAATAAACACATACTTATCGTAGATGATGTTATCACAACTGGATCAACGATGGAAGCTTGTGCAAAAAAAATCCTTCAAGTCGAAGGAACAAAAGTCAGTTTTGCTGCAGTAGCAAGTCCTGTTTAA
- the yidC gene encoding membrane protein insertase YidC, with protein sequence MKYREIIGFTLIFLIIIVFSIINQPTSPPAQNPPSDSLTVKTTHDSDSLSQAPSMEDSTYHQTGLHLSSSDSSALTVSFTTSGEFYKHFNGKEDTIQVENDVMKVTFSTKGAMIRQIELKDFLTYDKQPLKLYFQNENLFNVILSTKKILLHTEKLFFTPLTSQKHLMVTNDSLKLIFEALAVNETDSPCGKLIFEYVFRKDAYDFNFYIRTENGKTFLPPGISLFTLQWKSELARSEKHAETERTNSTIHYASAKLETNYLSERKNDDKKINYQLNWIAYKSQFFTSVLLTQSKPFTSSEVKVYTKEIEDPKYLKTMYSTSIYEFKPEEENSIKFKFFTGPLKYKLLRSYKAKLERQIPLGWGFAPIAWINRFAVLPVFNWLESYNLNYGIIILILTILLKIVLFPITYRTYLSSAKMRVLQPDIEAINKKFPKPEDAAKKQQAMMELYRRSGINPAAGCFPILLQLPILIAMFRFFPSAIELRQQPFLWAEDLSTYDSILDLGFHIPFYGDHVSLFTLLMTISTLVYTRLNEKLMSTGSQTLPGMRFITYLMPILFLGFFNSFSAALSYYYLLANLFTFVQIFGIRYLISEDKLRKQIEEHRKKPLKKSRWQQRLEEMQKQQTKKK encoded by the coding sequence ATGAAATACAGAGAAATTATCGGTTTTACTCTTATATTTCTCATTATCATTGTTTTCTCCATCATCAATCAACCAACCTCCCCCCCCGCTCAGAATCCACCCAGTGATTCACTTACAGTAAAAACAACTCATGATTCAGACTCTCTTAGTCAGGCCCCATCGATGGAAGATTCGACATATCACCAAACAGGTTTGCATTTATCTTCTTCAGACTCTTCAGCATTAACTGTTTCATTTACTACATCGGGTGAATTTTATAAACATTTCAATGGAAAAGAAGACACGATTCAAGTCGAAAACGATGTAATGAAGGTAACATTTTCTACCAAAGGTGCAATGATACGACAAATTGAGCTCAAAGATTTCCTAACCTACGACAAACAACCTTTAAAACTATATTTTCAAAACGAAAATTTATTCAATGTCATCTTATCAACTAAAAAAATTCTTTTACATACGGAAAAATTATTTTTCACACCTCTTACCTCTCAAAAGCATTTAATGGTAACGAATGATTCGCTAAAGTTAATATTTGAAGCATTAGCTGTCAACGAAACAGACTCCCCGTGTGGCAAACTCATTTTTGAGTATGTTTTCAGAAAAGACGCCTACGACTTTAATTTTTACATAAGGACTGAAAACGGCAAAACGTTTCTTCCGCCAGGTATTTCTCTTTTCACTTTACAGTGGAAAAGTGAGCTGGCAAGAAGTGAAAAACATGCTGAAACCGAACGCACCAATTCCACTATTCACTATGCATCTGCAAAACTGGAGACTAATTACCTTTCAGAACGAAAAAATGATGATAAAAAAATCAATTATCAATTAAATTGGATTGCTTACAAAAGTCAGTTTTTCACTTCGGTATTGCTGACACAATCGAAACCATTTACTTCATCCGAAGTAAAAGTTTATACTAAGGAAATTGAAGACCCTAAGTATTTAAAGACAATGTATTCAACCTCTATCTATGAATTCAAACCCGAGGAAGAAAATTCAATCAAATTCAAATTTTTCACAGGACCACTTAAGTACAAGCTATTACGTTCCTACAAAGCTAAATTGGAACGACAAATCCCTCTAGGTTGGGGTTTTGCTCCTATAGCATGGATTAACAGGTTTGCTGTACTACCCGTATTCAACTGGCTTGAAAGCTATAATCTTAATTATGGAATTATTATTCTTATTTTAACCATTTTATTAAAAATTGTACTCTTCCCCATTACTTATCGAACTTACTTAAGTTCAGCTAAAATGCGGGTTTTACAACCAGACATAGAAGCCATTAACAAAAAATTTCCGAAGCCAGAAGACGCTGCAAAGAAGCAACAAGCCATGATGGAATTGTATAGGCGTTCGGGTATCAATCCTGCTGCTGGCTGCTTCCCTATTTTATTACAATTGCCCATACTCATTGCCATGTTTAGATTTTTCCCATCTGCCATTGAGCTACGTCAGCAACCATTTCTTTGGGCAGAAGATTTATCAACGTATGATTCTATACTTGACTTAGGTTTCCATATTCCTTTTTACGGAGATCATGTCAGTCTGTTCACACTACTGATGACGATCTCTACTCTCGTATACACACGCCTCAACGAAAAATTAATGAGTACCGGTTCTCAAACACTACCTGGTATGCGGTTTATTACTTATCTAATGCCCATCTTATTTCTTGGCTTTTTTAATAGTTTTTCTGCTGCATTGAGTTATTATTATTTACTAGCGAATCTGTTTACCTTTGTGCAAATTTTTGGAATTCGTTATCTTATTAGCGAAGACAAACTTAGAAAACAAATCGAAGAACATCGCAAAAAACCTCTCAAAAAATCTCGTTGGCAACAGCGACTTGAAGAAATGCAGAAACAACAAACAAAGAAAAAATAA
- the rpmG gene encoding 50S ribosomal protein L33, whose amino-acid sequence MAKKSKEARIQVILECTEHKNSGLPGTSRYITTKNKKNTPDRLELKKYNPILKKHTIHREIK is encoded by the coding sequence ATGGCAAAGAAAAGCAAAGAAGCAAGAATACAAGTGATCCTCGAATGCACAGAACATAAAAACAGTGGTTTACCAGGAACTTCACGTTACATTACGACCAAAAACAAAAAAAACACACCCGACAGATTAGAATTGAAAAAATATAATCCCATTCTAAAAAAACATACCATTCACAGAGAAATAAAATAA
- a CDS encoding DUF4295 domain-containing protein: MAKKVIATLRTDKKAQYTKVIKPYRSAKTGAYKFKEVIIPSEQVKEFLQQKFE, from the coding sequence ATGGCAAAGAAAGTTATCGCAACCCTAAGAACGGATAAGAAAGCCCAATACACTAAGGTTATTAAACCTTATCGCTCAGCAAAAACTGGGGCATATAAGTTCAAAGAAGTTATTATTCCAAGTGAACAAGTGAAAGAATTTCTTCAACAAAAATTTGAGTAA
- a CDS encoding tetratricopeptide repeat protein translates to MTTENLENVQQEPQNQQKSDQKKGPQFSWHNIDEFFKKNNKIISIVVGTLVVIVVGFWGYKKFIQGPREEKAGEEMYFAEYYFTVDSLNKALNGDGIHPGFLDIINDYSGTSVGNLARFYAGVIYLKQGLYDEAIEQLKKFKKRGYIIGAIGYGLLGDAYVELGDYENAIKYYKKASEHYPNFFTTPMYLLRLGWCYEETGEWEKSLECYKQIQENYPNSFEARDIKRYIGRAEHMLSFNQP, encoded by the coding sequence ATGACAACAGAAAATCTTGAAAATGTTCAGCAAGAACCACAAAACCAGCAAAAAAGTGATCAGAAAAAAGGACCTCAATTTTCTTGGCATAACATAGATGAGTTTTTCAAAAAAAATAATAAGATCATTTCAATCGTAGTAGGTACTCTTGTTGTTATCGTGGTTGGATTTTGGGGATATAAAAAGTTCATTCAAGGACCACGTGAAGAAAAAGCAGGAGAAGAAATGTATTTCGCAGAATATTATTTTACTGTTGACTCCCTTAATAAAGCTCTTAATGGCGATGGTATACATCCTGGTTTTCTTGATATTATTAATGATTATTCTGGAACATCCGTTGGTAATCTCGCTCGCTTCTATGCTGGTGTCATTTATTTAAAACAAGGTCTTTATGATGAAGCTATTGAACAATTGAAAAAATTCAAAAAACGTGGATACATCATAGGTGCCATTGGCTACGGACTACTAGGAGATGCTTATGTAGAACTAGGAGATTACGAAAATGCTATCAAATACTATAAAAAAGCCAGTGAACATTATCCTAATTTTTTCACTACCCCTATGTATTTATTGCGTTTAGGCTGGTGCTACGAAGAAACTGGTGAATGGGAAAAAAGTCTCGAATGTTACAAACAAATACAAGAAAATTATCCAAATAGTTTTGAAGCACGCGACATCAAGCGATACATAGGTAGGGCAGAACATATGCTCTCATTCAATCAACCATGA
- the ribH gene encoding 6,7-dimethyl-8-ribityllumazine synthase → MKKKKNLSEITFPKLNHKRLRIVVITSEWNSEITHELEKGCINTLKEAGIEKIETYHVPGSYELPQYANMLIEHNLSLNQAIDAVICLGCVIKGETPHFDYISSAVSHGIMNVSLKFNIPVIFGVLTTLNMKQAKERAGGKYGNKGIEAAATALCMIYERQKLL, encoded by the coding sequence ATGAAAAAAAAGAAAAATCTTTCTGAAATAACTTTTCCAAAACTTAATCATAAAAGACTGAGAATTGTTGTTATTACATCCGAATGGAATAGTGAGATCACACATGAATTAGAAAAAGGATGTATTAATACTCTTAAGGAAGCCGGTATTGAGAAAATTGAGACATACCATGTGCCAGGAAGTTACGAGCTTCCACAATATGCTAATATGCTTATCGAACATAACCTTTCGCTCAATCAAGCTATCGATGCTGTCATTTGTCTCGGATGCGTCATAAAAGGAGAAACTCCTCATTTCGACTACATATCTTCGGCGGTTTCGCATGGCATTATGAACGTTAGTCTCAAATTCAACATACCTGTTATCTTTGGTGTTCTAACAACTCTTAACATGAAACAAGCTAAAGAGAGGGCTGGAGGTAAATATGGAAATAAAGGCATTGAAGCAGCTGCCACTGCTTTGTGCATGATCTATGAACGACAGAAGTTGCTATGA
- the fmt gene encoding methionyl-tRNA formyltransferase: protein MGNTHFSSYVFSYLFAQGLPIVAFVTSPDKPAGRGLHLKSTPVKQLALQLNVPVIETDLLQDEKLIFQLHSFQPDLFIVIAFKKLPEALLKVPQDGAINLHMSLLPNYRGAAPIHWAIIRGEQKTGLTTFILNNKIDAGDIIHQMEIPIEFHDTHDTLEEKMISFSGQFMIDSLNKFYSFNFKPLPQANNPDLPRAPKLTKDNTRINWNQPSISIYNFVRGLYSKPMAWTTLMTDKLSTPWYFKIHETRPFDGSINFSDEAGTIILHHRKRILVCTSSEPLEILFLQPEGKKRMSADEFIRGYENYLNHAKFA from the coding sequence ATGGGGAACACGCATTTTTCTTCCTATGTGTTTTCTTACTTATTTGCTCAAGGATTGCCTATAGTTGCCTTTGTTACTTCGCCTGATAAACCTGCAGGAAGAGGCTTGCATTTGAAGTCTACCCCTGTCAAACAACTTGCTCTGCAATTAAATGTTCCTGTTATTGAAACTGACTTGCTTCAAGATGAAAAACTTATTTTTCAATTACATTCTTTCCAACCAGATTTATTCATTGTCATAGCATTCAAAAAACTTCCGGAAGCCCTGCTGAAAGTTCCACAAGACGGGGCAATCAATCTTCATATGTCTTTACTGCCAAATTACCGTGGAGCAGCTCCTATTCATTGGGCAATTATTCGAGGTGAACAAAAAACAGGTCTCACCACTTTCATTCTTAATAATAAGATCGATGCAGGAGATATTATTCATCAGATGGAAATTCCTATTGAATTTCACGACACTCACGACACACTCGAAGAAAAAATGATTTCTTTTTCTGGTCAATTTATGATAGATTCGCTCAATAAGTTTTATTCTTTTAATTTCAAACCCCTTCCACAAGCCAACAATCCAGACCTACCTCGTGCACCCAAACTCACAAAAGATAACACGCGTATCAACTGGAATCAACCTTCCATTTCAATATACAACTTCGTAAGAGGTTTGTATTCAAAACCTATGGCGTGGACAACTTTAATGACAGATAAGCTTTCCACCCCATGGTACTTCAAAATCCATGAAACACGTCCCTTCGACGGATCCATCAACTTCAGTGATGAAGCAGGCACTATTATTTTACATCATAGAAAAAGAATTCTTGTTTGCACATCAAGCGAGCCTTTAGAAATTTTATTCCTTCAACCAGAAGGTAAAAAGAGAATGTCAGCCGATGAATTTATACGTGGGTATGAAAATTACTTAAATCATGCCAAATTTGCGTGA
- a CDS encoding helix-hairpin-helix domain-containing protein, with amino-acid sequence MPNLREYLDRLVNIPHKEKIGIILLIVIALVISILPYFHDNPVETKSYDYDDYLEMIKQAQTQIDYHHRKKELSFDFTKNEQRSFHLNPFPFNPNEFSYEMGKSLGLNDKQIRSIIKYLQSGGRFLTKRDFRKMYLISPEEYQALEPYILLPDSLIPITYEKKFSPQTFKSKPKIELNSADSLELLKIKGIGPYFAHKILQYRKKLGGFYNIQQLLEIKGMDSTKFKAIESEIFVNPALIQKINLNHATFDELKTHPYISYNLALSIINYRKQHGFFLSIEDLKKCKLVTENIYYRIYPYLEINATE; translated from the coding sequence ATGCCAAATTTGCGTGAGTATTTAGACCGTCTGGTCAACATACCCCACAAAGAAAAAATAGGAATTATTTTGTTGATTGTTATTGCCTTGGTGATTTCCATCCTGCCTTACTTTCATGACAACCCCGTAGAAACGAAATCGTATGATTATGATGATTACCTCGAAATGATCAAACAAGCACAAACTCAAATTGATTATCATCATCGAAAAAAAGAATTATCTTTTGATTTTACAAAAAATGAACAAAGATCCTTTCATCTCAACCCATTTCCTTTCAACCCCAACGAATTCAGCTACGAAATGGGAAAGTCCTTAGGTTTAAACGATAAACAAATTCGCTCCATTATTAAATACCTTCAAAGCGGAGGGAGATTTTTGACCAAACGTGACTTTCGGAAAATGTACCTCATTTCCCCAGAAGAATATCAAGCACTCGAACCTTACATTCTTTTACCAGACAGCTTAATTCCAATCACATATGAAAAGAAATTTTCTCCTCAAACCTTTAAATCTAAACCAAAAATTGAGCTAAATTCGGCTGACAGCTTGGAACTACTAAAAATTAAAGGTATCGGCCCTTATTTTGCTCACAAAATTCTCCAATATAGAAAAAAACTAGGTGGCTTTTATAACATTCAACAGTTGCTTGAAATCAAAGGTATGGATAGCACTAAATTTAAAGCCATCGAAAGTGAAATTTTTGTCAATCCAGCACTAATACAAAAGATCAATTTAAATCATGCTACTTTTGATGAATTAAAAACACATCCATATATTTCATATAATTTGGCTCTTTCGATTATTAATTACCGAAAACAGCATGGTTTCTTTTTATCCATAGAAGACCTAAAAAAATGCAAGCTTGTGACTGAAAATATATACTATAGAATTTATCCTTACTTAGAAATAAATGCAACTGAATAA
- the rpsA gene encoding 30S ribosomal protein S1, producing the protein MSEELLRSEKQQEEVISASKVEETLSENVKINEDDFDWEAYEKETEEIPTEERKKLEELYTQSLKQIAEKELIQGTVIAITDREVFVNIGYKSDGVIPLNEVRYNPNLKVGDKIDVYVDVQEDGTGQLVLSHKKARLLNAWNRINEIYERGEIVQGEVLSRTKGGLIVDVFGIECFMPGSQIDVKPIRDYDQFVGKIMDVKVVKVNHEFKNVVVSHKAIIEDELEAQKAEIIAKLEKGQILEGTVKNITSYGVFVDLGGVDGLIHITDLSWGRVTNPEEIVHLDQKINVVILDFDESKKRISLGLKQLTPHPWESLDPNLKVGDKVKGKVVMLADYGAFVEIAPGVEGLIHVTEMSWSQHLRSAQDFLKLGDEVEAVILTLDREERKMSLSIKRLMPDPWVNIHEKYPIGSRHKAVVRNYTNFGVFVELEEGVHGLIHVSDLSWTKKIKHPAEFVKIGDEIDVVVLEVDVDNRRLSLGHKQLEENPWDFFETVFKVGSIHKGVVVEKNDKNAVISLPYGIEGTAPLRQLVKQDGTLAEVDETLDFKVMEFSKELQKIVVSHTKTYQEPKEPKKAKAEEKEKKETKKLPQERETLGDLEVFAKLKDRKKGK; encoded by the coding sequence ATGAGTGAAGAATTATTAAGAAGTGAAAAACAACAAGAAGAGGTGATTTCCGCCAGCAAGGTGGAAGAAACATTGTCAGAAAATGTGAAGATAAATGAAGATGATTTTGATTGGGAAGCTTACGAAAAAGAAACTGAAGAAATTCCAACCGAAGAAAGAAAAAAGCTGGAAGAACTTTACACTCAGTCTTTGAAGCAAATTGCTGAAAAGGAGCTTATTCAAGGAACCGTGATTGCAATTACTGACCGAGAAGTCTTTGTAAATATTGGCTACAAGAGCGACGGAGTCATCCCTTTGAATGAGGTTCGTTATAACCCCAACCTGAAGGTGGGTGATAAGATAGACGTATATGTTGATGTGCAGGAAGATGGAACTGGTCAACTTGTTCTTTCACACAAAAAAGCACGATTGCTTAATGCGTGGAATCGTATTAACGAAATATATGAAAGGGGAGAAATCGTCCAAGGTGAAGTACTTTCTCGTACAAAAGGAGGACTTATTGTAGATGTGTTTGGAATTGAATGTTTTATGCCTGGTTCTCAAATTGACGTGAAACCTATCCGAGATTATGATCAGTTTGTGGGTAAGATCATGGATGTAAAAGTAGTCAAAGTCAATCATGAATTTAAAAATGTTGTTGTTTCTCACAAAGCAATCATTGAAGATGAACTCGAAGCTCAAAAAGCTGAAATCATTGCCAAACTTGAAAAGGGCCAAATCCTTGAAGGAACTGTTAAGAACATTACTTCTTATGGTGTTTTTGTTGACTTAGGAGGTGTTGATGGGCTTATCCATATTACGGATTTAAGTTGGGGAAGAGTGACTAATCCTGAAGAGATAGTTCATCTTGATCAGAAAATCAATGTTGTCATTTTAGATTTTGATGAAAGCAAAAAACGCATATCTCTTGGTTTGAAGCAACTCACCCCACATCCTTGGGAATCACTCGATCCAAACTTGAAAGTTGGCGACAAAGTAAAAGGTAAAGTGGTAATGTTGGCAGACTATGGAGCTTTTGTTGAAATAGCTCCAGGGGTAGAGGGTCTAATCCATGTAACTGAAATGTCATGGTCTCAACATTTGCGATCTGCTCAGGATTTTCTCAAGCTAGGCGACGAGGTCGAAGCTGTTATCCTAACTCTTGACCGTGAAGAAAGAAAAATGTCACTTAGTATTAAACGACTCATGCCCGATCCATGGGTTAACATTCATGAAAAGTATCCCATAGGATCCAGGCATAAAGCTGTAGTCCGAAATTATACCAATTTTGGTGTGTTCGTTGAGCTTGAAGAAGGAGTACATGGACTTATTCATGTGAGCGATCTGAGCTGGACAAAAAAAATTAAGCATCCAGCTGAGTTCGTTAAAATAGGTGATGAAATCGACGTAGTTGTACTGGAAGTTGATGTGGATAACAGAAGATTAAGCCTTGGACACAAACAATTGGAGGAAAATCCGTGGGATTTCTTCGAAACAGTTTTCAAGGTAGGTTCAATTCATAAGGGGGTAGTCGTTGAGAAAAACGATAAAAATGCTGTTATTTCATTGCCTTATGGTATAGAGGGAACAGCTCCACTTCGTCAACTTGTCAAACAGGACGGAACTTTAGCCGAAGTTGATGAAACCCTAGATTTCAAGGTTATGGAGTTTTCCAAAGAACTTCAAAAGATCGTTGTTTCGCATACAAAAACTTATCAGGAACCTAAAGAGCCAAAGAAAGCTAAAGCTGAAGAAAAGGAAAAGAAAGAAACCAAAAAGCTACCGCAAGAAAGAGAAACCTTGGGTGATCTCGAAGTGTTTGCTAAACTTAAGGACAGGAAGAAAGGAAAGTAA
- a CDS encoding NAD-dependent deacylase, with protein sequence MKKIRILTGAGISAESGIPTFRDANGLWKQYRMEEISSLEAWLNHPEDVLEFYNMRRRALKDAYPNRAHLSLVELEKFFDVYIITQNVDDLHERAGSSKILHLHGELTKARSSQNPNLIIDIGYRDIILGEKAPDGSLLRPHIVWFGEDVPLFPRAVELVNEADIFLIIGTSLVVYPAASLIYYCRPNIPVFLIDPKAHEMQVSRPGIRYISEPASTGVPMIVQELIEKYT encoded by the coding sequence ATGAAGAAAATAAGAATTTTAACAGGCGCGGGTATCAGTGCAGAAAGCGGTATACCCACCTTTCGGGATGCTAACGGTTTGTGGAAGCAATATCGTATGGAGGAAATTTCCTCTTTGGAAGCATGGCTAAATCATCCTGAGGACGTGCTTGAGTTTTATAATATGAGACGTAGAGCCCTCAAAGATGCATATCCTAATCGGGCACATCTTTCTTTGGTCGAACTTGAAAAATTTTTTGATGTTTACATCATCACTCAAAATGTGGATGATCTACATGAAAGAGCTGGATCTTCAAAAATTTTACATTTGCATGGTGAGCTCACCAAAGCTCGGAGTTCTCAAAATCCTAATTTAATTATCGATATTGGTTATAGGGATATTATTCTTGGCGAAAAAGCACCTGATGGTTCCCTCTTACGCCCCCACATTGTTTGGTTCGGAGAAGATGTTCCGCTTTTTCCTAGAGCTGTAGAATTGGTTAATGAGGCTGATATTTTTTTAATCATCGGAACATCTTTGGTCGTATATCCTGCTGCAAGCCTTATATACTATTGTAGGCCCAATATTCCAGTGTTTCTAATCGATCCAAAAGCACATGAAATGCAAGTTTCCCGACCTGGAATCCGCTATATTTCTGAACCAGCATCAACTGGTGTTCCCATGATTGTTCAAGAATTAATTGAAAAATATACGTAA
- a CDS encoding RNA polymerase sigma factor gives MKKYLSETALIEAVKKGDSFAAELLYRRFSSTFFGVCLRYARNRMDAEDILHDAMIKIFSKLDSYNFNGSFEGWARRIVVNTAIDFYHAQLKWKENTQDIDELRTESSVICEMPTTVDLKKILSLIQSLPEPHRIVFNLFAIEGFSHKEIAEILGISENLSKSYLFRARKYLQKKIKVLEEELL, from the coding sequence ATGAAAAAATATCTGAGTGAGACTGCCTTGATTGAAGCTGTGAAAAAAGGTGATAGTTTTGCCGCAGAACTACTTTACCGTCGCTTTTCTTCAACTTTTTTTGGTGTTTGCCTACGCTATGCACGTAATCGGATGGATGCTGAAGATATTTTACATGATGCTATGATAAAAATTTTCTCCAAACTGGATTCATATAACTTCAATGGGTCTTTTGAGGGATGGGCTCGGAGAATTGTGGTTAATACTGCCATTGACTTCTACCATGCTCAATTAAAATGGAAAGAAAATACTCAGGATATCGACGAATTAAGAACAGAGTCCTCTGTTATTTGTGAAATGCCTACAACAGTAGATTTAAAGAAAATACTTAGTCTTATTCAATCTCTACCTGAGCCTCATAGAATAGTATTTAATCTGTTTGCCATAGAAGGATTTTCCCATAAAGAAATTGCAGAGATCCTAGGAATCTCAGAAAATCTTTCCAAATCTTATTTATTTAGAGCAAGAAAATATTTGCAGAAGAAAATAAAAGTCCTGGAGGAAGAATTATTATGA
- a CDS encoding T9SS type A sorting domain-containing protein, which yields MKKIWLTCFFFLLTFLISGEELPIQLLITVRDSLTQQPISGKKVFVVVPQGFETLFTQTSFVTVTDQNGQAYFETFVTQNILPIPLHVYTYDFNFNQKKKTVWIQKFYDPLEVSLIIRENELPIARRKYIQIDLYDSLCRGFYMLSPTNLTKKKGLIENYYWDVLHSGWIHEENYLYYIRHYHVPVFLKIEYIDSLTQIFYDSVIYEDKIDIPRETMLTFYGQLWAGTPSHPINVVSGKTAVFLLAQNQIFSLEDTFDILYPGAYYSAIPILYCRVTFRVYGFPPNIEEEYFPCYYNSVVSWLHATFFWMDTLGERHDMYLKKKNKPFGPGWILGHLGFNKPYLYDIILYNLQMEPLDLVHVDSSGYFEFRNVARGAYYLATERIGEDPVIKYVIVSEEDLSPEVYISGSDDPDNIKYLIYPNPASHTIKIQGPAVREVKIYDITGKVYHLANIQNNIVPIANLSNGLYLLQCELDGELKTFTFIKSN from the coding sequence ATGAAAAAAATATGGTTAACTTGTTTCTTTTTCTTACTCACATTTTTGATTTCCGGAGAGGAACTACCCATTCAGTTATTAATCACTGTTCGTGATAGTCTTACACAACAACCTATAAGTGGGAAAAAAGTTTTTGTTGTAGTCCCCCAAGGATTTGAAACACTTTTTACTCAGACTAGCTTTGTTACAGTGACAGATCAAAATGGTCAAGCTTACTTTGAGACTTTTGTTACTCAAAACATTCTTCCTATTCCTTTGCATGTTTACACTTATGATTTTAATTTTAACCAAAAAAAGAAGACCGTCTGGATTCAGAAATTTTATGATCCTCTTGAAGTTAGTTTAATTATACGCGAAAACGAGTTGCCAATAGCTCGTAGAAAATACATTCAAATTGATTTATACGATTCCCTATGTCGTGGTTTTTACATGCTCTCTCCGACCAATTTGACAAAGAAAAAAGGACTGATTGAAAACTACTATTGGGACGTACTCCATAGCGGATGGATTCATGAAGAAAATTATCTATATTATATCAGGCATTATCATGTTCCAGTATTTTTAAAAATCGAATATATTGATAGCCTTACCCAAATATTTTACGATTCAGTTATTTATGAAGATAAAATTGATATTCCTCGTGAAACGATGTTGACTTTTTATGGCCAACTGTGGGCTGGAACACCGTCCCATCCCATCAATGTGGTTTCTGGCAAAACAGCTGTTTTCCTATTAGCTCAAAATCAAATTTTTTCTCTTGAAGATACATTTGATATCTTATATCCCGGTGCCTATTATTCAGCTATTCCTATACTTTACTGCCGTGTAACTTTTAGAGTTTACGGTTTTCCTCCTAACATTGAAGAAGAATACTTTCCATGTTACTACAATTCTGTTGTAAGCTGGTTGCATGCTACTTTTTTCTGGATGGATACATTAGGTGAAAGACATGACATGTATCTTAAGAAAAAAAATAAACCATTTGGCCCCGGTTGGATTTTAGGACATCTTGGTTTTAATAAGCCCTATTTGTATGATATCATACTTTACAATCTCCAGATGGAACCGCTCGATCTTGTTCATGTGGATAGCTCCGGCTATTTTGAATTTAGAAATGTCGCTCGTGGAGCTTATTACTTGGCTACAGAACGAATAGGTGAAGATCCTGTGATTAAATATGTTATAGTTTCCGAAGAAGACCTCTCCCCCGAAGTTTATATCTCAGGGAGTGACGATCCTGATAACATCAAATACTTGATTTATCCTAACCCCGCATCTCACACCATCAAAATCCAAGGACCTGCAGTTCGTGAAGTTAAAATTTATGACATCACTGGTAAAGTTTATCATCTTGCCAACATTCAAAATAATATCGTTCCTATAGCAAACCTCAGTAATGGTTTATATCTTCTTCAATGTGAGCTTGATGGAGAATTAAAAACATTTACGTTTATTAAATCAAATTAG